Part of the Bdellovibrionales bacterium genome is shown below.
TCTCACGAAGCAAGGCCTGAGTCTCCTTGATGCGATGGGCCTGGTCTCCACTCAAGCTGTGGCCTTTCCAGGAGGCTCTGGCTGTCTGCCGGGCGGCTTCCATCCTTCGCTCAAATTCGATTTCGTCAACTTGAATGCCACGTTCAGAGGCAATGAGGCGAGTGAGATCTGAAGGGAAACCAAAGGTATCATAAAGTTTAAAAACGAGATCTCCATCGAGAATCTTTTGTCCGCGACTGATAAGATTCTGAATCGCCTGATCGAGTAAGTGAGTCCCTTGAGACAGAGTGTTGAGAAATCGGGATTCTTCGTCATTCATGGTTGGTAGAATCAATTTTTTCTGAGCAGAAAGGTCAGGATAGATGTCGCCCATTTGACTGATCACCTGCTCGATCACCGGGACCATGAGACTTTCCTTCTCAGTTAACTTTTGGGCAAATCGAATACCTCGACGAAGAATTCTTCTCAGAACGTAACCCCGTCCTTCATTGGAAGGCAAAACGCCGTCGGAAATCAAAAAGGCGGCGGCTCGAGCGTGGTCAGCAACGACCCGAAAGGCGACATTGATTGCTTCTAAGCCAGGTTTGTCCTTGTCTCTGATATTTTTCATCGATTTTAAATATTCGTGCCCTGAAATTTTCATGGCCACAGCGATAAGATCCTGAAAAGCGTCAGTATGGTAGTTACTGATTTCGCCTTGGAGAATCATCGCCAGCCTTTCGAGGCCGGCTCCTGTGTCAATTGAGGGATTGGGTAATGGTGTCTGAACGCCATTTTCGCTTTCGTTGAATTGCATGAATACGAGGTTCCAAAACTCTACAAATCTGTCACCATCACCTCCCATTACATTCTGAAGGGGATCTCCGCCTACTTCAGGACCCAGGTCATAGAAAATTTCAGAACAGGGCCCACAGGGGCCGCTATTTCCCATTCTCCAGAAATTGTCCTTTTCAGAAAACCGATAAATGCGATCTTTAGGGACTCCCTCTTGTTGTTGCCAGATCTGAGCGGCTTCATCGTCCTTTTCGAATACTGAAACATAGAGTCGATCCTTGGGGAGACCAAATTCTTTAGTGACCAAATCCCATGCATAGTGGATTGCTTCCTTTTTGAAATAATCTCCGAAAGAAAAGTTACCTAACATTTCAAAAAAAGTGTGATGACGGGCGGTTTGGCCCACATTTTCTAGGTCATTGTGTTTTCCTCCAGCGCGAACACATTTTTGCGAGGAGACAGCGCGCTTATATTCGCGGGATTCAAGACCTAGAAAAACATTCTTAAATTGGTTCATCCCTGCATTAGTGAACAGAAGCGTGGGATCATTTTCTGGAATCAAACGCGACGAGCTGACTGGTTGGTGGTGCTGCTTCTTAAAATAATTGATAAAGGTAGAACGGACTTCACGACTTTTCATAGAGCACTTCCCTAATAATGTAATCTTCAAAGCCTCGATGGGCCAAGAAGCGATAGGCACGTTGTTTTGTTTCAAAATCTATTTCGCTTCCAAATTTGCGCGCAAGAAGATTCCGGGCGTTGTTCATTTCTTGATCCTGATCGAAGGCCACCTGTGGAAGTCCTTTGCGTCGCAGGTAGTTCTGGATGTACAGTTGACCTTTCTTCTTACGACCAAGAATTTGCGCCACTTTCTCAGCAAGTTCGCTTTCTTTCAGAAGCCAACGATTGTTTTTTGCACATTCGATGGCCTTTTCAATGATTTCAAGCTGAAAATGGACGGCTAGCTTTTGTTTGAGTTCTTTTTCGCTGTGATCACGTTGGCTCAAAAGCTTAGCGAGTTTGGCCACCGCAAGGGCAAGGTTGTCCGAAGATTCAATTTTTTTATCCCTTGTCCTCGTCGTCACCTTCGGAATCTTCCTTCCCTTTTTGTTTCTGCCGTTTTTTAAATTCTGGTGGGGTTTCTATCTCCACCTCAGAAAGTCCGTGCCAGTCATCTGTGACTTTTTGATCGACCGTGCCCGATGTCCACTTTTTTCCGTCCAATGCGTCGACACCGCTGCAGCGCATGCGAAAATCCTCTGGGTTTGATGACAGCGCAAGAGCCTCCTCAAAGGTTATAATGTCAGATCCTAATAACCTCAAGAGGCTTTGATCATAGGATTGCATTCCCCAGGGAACCATTCCTTCCTCAATGGCGACGATGATGTTTTTGGTTTTATCTCGATCTTCAATCATTTCTCGAATGCGAGCGTTGTTGATCATTATCTCAACAGCCGGAACAAAACCAGATTTATCCTTTTTACGCGCCAGGCGTTGGCTGATAACGGCCTTGAGGACTCCTGCAAGCTGAAGTCTCACTTGGTGTTGATGATTGGCTTCAAAAGCTCCGATAATGCGGTTCACGGTCTCTC
Proteins encoded:
- the alaS gene encoding alanine--tRNA ligase; the encoded protein is MKSREVRSTFINYFKKQHHQPVSSSRLIPENDPTLLFTNAGMNQFKNVFLGLESREYKRAVSSQKCVRAGGKHNDLENVGQTARHHTFFEMLGNFSFGDYFKKEAIHYAWDLVTKEFGLPKDRLYVSVFEKDDEAAQIWQQQEGVPKDRIYRFSEKDNFWRMGNSGPCGPCSEIFYDLGPEVGGDPLQNVMGGDGDRFVEFWNLVFMQFNESENGVQTPLPNPSIDTGAGLERLAMILQGEISNYHTDAFQDLIAVAMKISGHEYLKSMKNIRDKDKPGLEAINVAFRVVADHARAAAFLISDGVLPSNEGRGYVLRRILRRGIRFAQKLTEKESLMVPVIEQVISQMGDIYPDLSAQKKLILPTMNDEESRFLNTLSQGTHLLDQAIQNLISRGQKILDGDLVFKLYDTFGFPSDLTRLIASERGIQVDEIEFERRMEAARQTARASWKGHSLSGDQAHRIKETQALLREMGPTNFVGYQGVTQASGTVLLLSDGKDTKNHLRVNELGTIACDSTCFYAESGGQAGDVGRIVGPGGQAEVLDTTKLNDIHLHHIKVVDGVINKGDLVHQIVLSAERLNTASNHSATHLLHAALKRILGSHVNQAGSHVQPGRLRFDFTHNKPLSEAELLNIENLVNDEIGSARNISTTVMTADEAKNSGAVALFGEKYGDKVRVVKMGDFSMELCGGTHVENTAIIRLFIIVSEGSVSSGVRRIEAITGQMASRFLLKHTRENVKARQLAGLSENWTQYLEEEISTQQKLDDWVDKQKLEIKSLQRQIAHLKGNQINLDDFVSAAIPFEYQGKSGKLVLADIPLDDRKILSEIGDKLRDQIQSGVIIIVGQGEQNHPILVSVTKDLVGPINAGTILKEISQEMGGKGGGRADFAQGAGTDRSGLPNAFDKARSLVGLR
- a CDS encoding regulatory protein RecX; translation: MTTRTRDKKIESSDNLALAVAKLAKLLSQRDHSEKELKQKLAVHFQLEIIEKAIECAKNNRWLLKESELAEKVAQILGRKKKGQLYIQNYLRRKGLPQVAFDQDQEMNNARNLLARKFGSEIDFETKQRAYRFLAHRGFEDYIIREVLYEKS